The Vigna unguiculata cultivar IT97K-499-35 chromosome 1, ASM411807v1, whole genome shotgun sequence nucleotide sequence aattttgtattccaatatattaaaaaaaaacaattcctCACTTTTGCAactatatttaaacttttaattatcatatccctccaaagattataataaccaataatCATGTGacatttaatacataaatatcacaataataatattatttgtaaccaatttatttattagtaagcaattaaaaaacataatattttattattccatctaacaaaatatctattattatttgtaagaaattttagagtaatttattaaaaatataatatatttttattccaaataattaacaaaatatctaaagtgatttgtaatcaattttaaattactttattaaaaattataacgaCAAATATTAAAGTAACATTTATCCATcataattctaataatatataactctaatattcattattattattattcgtgtaaacaataatattgtataataatatatataaaataattatttactttgaatataaataatatttttttattttacaaatataaaattaaaagaaaaagaaaaaatacaccCCGTGTGTACGCCCGATTATAGCACTAGTTTTCATTAAAGCACATGTCCTAATGATAAATGTGTATGGTATGTATCGtggtttatttaattatattctttttttttatttgtttttaatttttaattttttataaaatgtgtcAAATTAAAGTTTTGTCATCTGcggttttttttatctttttcaaatttttaaatttttaaatttttaatttttttaatttgaaaaaaaaataaaattgtcaaattatgataatgtcacgtgtcaattatttatgcaaaaaatcttaattttgatttatgttattcatattaattttagttcTAATTTCCTTTTGCAtcgtatttctttttaatttggtcaCCTCGtggttttcaattttaatttttaacttttttttcttaaaaaataacttacatGTGTCAAATTAAGTTTGGTCAACTGTGAGTTTGTtgatcttttttaaaaaaaatattttttttaatttaaaaataaattgtcaaatgttaaaatatggtTACGTCACGGATAAattgtttatatgaaaaaatttaatttgatgtttgtattatatttgttattttgtctcaatttagtcctattttttttaaaccggAGTAATCTCACCATTCTAACTTGAGACAaagtttacttttatataaatattataatgatatttttattataattttttttaaccaaattaagtttatttaaatttaaattttgcattgaactttatttaaaatttgttttaataatttctagacaactttataaatttaaatgtaaaatttttgaacaattttataacaattacaaacacttaaattttacatgtgaaatttgtaattgttttaaaattttacatttgaatttataaagttttctaaaaattattaaatcaattttaaataaagttcaatgcaaaattaaatttaaataaatttaatttggttaaaatttaaaaatatcattataatatttatataaaagttaaatttggtcttaatttgGAAGGGATGAAATTACTCCggtttaaacaaaaaattaagactaaatcaAGATATGtcgcagttttttttttttaaaaataaattaaaaaaatcaaaaattaaaaaattaaaaaaagtataaaaaaaactacaagtTGACATGTTGCAGAATtctaatttgacacgtgtcaattatttttttaagaaaaaaaagtaaaaaaataaataaatcacgtGTTAATACGTGATACACAGTTAACGTCGTTAGTGGTGCCCGAACAGAAATAACcaaatcaaaacaaattttaaaaaataggactcaattcttaaaatttgatgatccaattgagatttttgaaagaaaacGAAGACCTTCTGAGagattaaacttttttatttataatttgattatatgaTATGATTATTGTTGTCTACAAAGATGATAATAtgtattaaagataaaaaaaattgtattcaaatatccataagtaaaatttataatggatatctttatttaatatgtACATGTAGCGGGTATTTAATTATTCTCTTGCTAATGAGATAAGTATGAATATCATTGTATCTAATTTGCGATTATTTGTGcctttaataattattgatgaacttgatttaattttttttctttaatatacaattttatttgaactatactttaaaattaatttgttggaAACGGGTATTCTATGTCTGAATAAGTTGTTGTGAGGTTACATGATACTTTGGATGTTAAGTTGTTAGAGTTGGATAAAATTCATATAGATGACAAGAATGTTGATATGATGACTAAGGTACTACCAAGCATATTCACCGAGCCacccgagaaaaattatgattctTGCTTCGTGTATCATTGGAGCAGGCTGAAACTTTAACATAAGGTTTGTAGCACATGATTCTCCATCTTGACACTTGGATTGTGAATTGAAGGTTTGTGATTAGAGAAATCAGTTTCGCACTATGACTCTATTTTCGATTTCTCTTTTTGATTATTCATATTTGAGAGTATTATTGTTTTGATGTATTGGCTAATTATAGATAATTGTTTGTgcttttttatttaactcttttaTAACCATATTTGATCTTATAGAACTTGATTGACTCACTTGTGTTGTGTTTGTGGatttttacttttcatattAAGAGGATTTTCACACATTAAAAGTATTAGTGTTCTATTGttgtcatttttaattattattgttttttatagaTTCTTGTAAGTTTGAAAAAATTCTTTTCGTTgcatattttgatatttttggttGTTTTGTTTTGCTTCTCATCAATTTCATTGCATACCTTTCATCTTTTATTCTTCTTTGATGTGTTTTCCTTAAATAgttcaacaattataatatttactagtagatttttttaaatggtctattcaaaatatgaaaataaatatatttccatAATGGTTATTCAagaatcattttaataaaacatggtgacaattatgtaattaaattaaactctCTAATGATAATTGGCTAAGAATTATCGTTGAATGAccaaaattgacatttaaatgaaataaattctcACTAAAAACTAAATcgtaaattaatatattaatacattttatattatattttggagaaaattaaacaaataaaaaaagaaaaaagttcaGAGTCGACATTACTTGAAAACCAAAACAAACGAATAAGTTCGGGGAACAACTCATCAGTGAAAAAGATCGCTTAAGTACCATTTTCACATAATTGATAATTGATGAATGTCACCACGAATGTTAGTTCAACACTCTTTGAACATACTTTTTATCCTCGTTTGAGTTCCATAGCAACACTCAAACGATGAACATAAAggttattttgaatttatagcAAAATACCTTCTCATTCAAACTCAACTAACAATCACACTTCATAGCTAAGCATCCAATATTCAAGCAGGGCCTTGGATTTTAACATTGAACAGAAATTggcatgaaattttttttaaaacatgcAATTTTTCTTGCTTTAATTAATTTGCAAAcggtaataaataaataaataataagtagagGTGTAATAAAATTGTCAAgaatttggtaaaaaaaaattgttaaaaatattggtgataatttcttgtaaattattattcataggaaaaaatttataagtatttctcagaaaaaaaaattccaaaataaaTCTCCAAGTTTTTCTAATAGAGACCTTTGTGAATTAGGTTCATGCTTttgcttcctgcacctccatgaTACTACTTGCACCTCTACACAACGCGACTTGTTCTAGAAATCGCgttttgaaaaatatcttatatgtttcaaaaaaaaacttgttctgAAAATTCAATTGTGAAAAGTATCTCATATTCTAAAAAACTTATTTGGAAAAACTTATTCTCAAAAGTATCTCATATATTTCGAAAAGTTTATTGTTTTGGAAacctgattttgaaaatattgttttgcAAAACTCTGGAATAGGTAATCCAATATATCATGAAGGGTAGAATCGTTATTTAAAACTCATGTAAGTGAAGGTAGTAATTATGGGGGTGGAGGAAGTAAAAGCCTTATGTTCAAGAGGTTGTTTATTGAGCCCTTAGTGAGCCATATGACACAGATTGTAATAAGATCATATTATGTTAACGTTTTTAAATAGAGTTTAAGAGACAAATATCTTTTACATTCATTTGATAGTAATAATACTCGCCATTTTTCGCTTTCTTTTCtcttagaaatataaaaattcactttttttataactattttaccATTATAACGTGTTatcaaataaatgtaaaatgtgtTAAAGTATCATTAACAGTAGCTCAGTTAGATAAGTTGAACAAAACATAGAACACAAGACATGTTGCAGTCTACGCTTACATCATTTGATGAGGAAAAGAACATGGAGTTCTTCAACAACACTAAGAACTAATATCAACAAGCCTATCAATTCATTCATCTTTCGTAACTCCCCTCTTCTCTTCCTCCCCaccatctttcaaaatgtgCGATGATACATGTTCATTGGCTTCTTCCAAATCTTCTTCCTTGTTCCTTTCTGTAGTTTCTTCCACGGGCTTGTAAGTGTAAAACCTAGCacatatcaaataataaacaagATTTACAACTTGAATCCCACTAACAAGAAAGTAATAGTAGTCCAATCCACCCCTGTTAAGGTTCCTATCCGGAAGCCAGTTCCTCTCATTGCCAGTATACTTATGCACCAATGAAACCAGCAATGTGCCTAAGTAGTTCCCAATGGCTGTGGTTATGCAGTACAGTGCTGTAGCACTGCTACGCATGCTTTCAGGTGACTGCTCAAACAGAAATTCTAAATGCCCCACAGACATGAAAATTTCAGCCACCCCATGAAGAAAATACTGAGGTACCAACCAGAACACACTTATAGGAATAATGGCTTTTGGATCATCCAAGAGGTTAAATTTAGCAGCAGCtgatttccttttcatttcaaTCAGAGCTGCAACCACAGTGGCTATGATGTTGATGACGAAGCCTATTCCCATTCTTTGTAGGCTAGTGATTCCAGAAGGATTCCCTGTGAACCTACGGGCAAAGGGGACAAAAACACGTTCGTATAAAACAACTCCCGACATCATGGTCAGCACACTGAAAATGGACATACTGGCCGGTGAGATTTCGAAAGAGGGAGAGAGGTGGCGGTCCATTGAACGAGCTTGTAGGATCACAAAGCTGTGAAGATGTGATGAAGAAGTTATCAGCAGAATTCCAGATGCCCATATTGGAAGCATTCTGATGATAGATTTTAGCTCCTCAACTCTGTGGACAGTGACCAACTTCCATAAGTCTGGTGTTGCAGATGAATCTCTGGCTTCTTCCTCTGTAACAATTGCAGCCTTGTCCAACCATCTGCAAATCCAAGAATAGCCAACACGACATCATTattattcatgtttttttaaggATTTGGTTTGAGTAAAGAATGGTAAGTATCTGACTCACTTATATTGATCAGAGTGTAGAAGCATGCCTTCCAGAGCAATAGGAGCATCGAGTTCCCAATTGTGGTACAAAAACTTGGGATCTTCTGGTAAAGTCTGGTTCCTTTTCTTTACAGCTGCTGCGATTACCTGGGCCAAACGAACCAAAGGGCTTCCTTCTGGTTTGACGGTCTTATAGAGTGGTGAACCCAACACAAAGGCAATGATGGAGATCATCATAGCAATGCTTGGAATTCCAAGGCCCCAACCCCATCCCATGTTGTCTTGAATGTAAACCACAATTGTCAAGGCACTTAGAGAAGCAAATCCCATGCTGAAAAAGTACCAGTTGAAGAGGTTCCATTTCCTTGATGCAACACCGGTTTTGGTCATGTCGAACTGGTCTGCTGAAAAGGGAACAACACAGGGTCTGATGCCACCTGATCCAACAGATGTGAGGAGGAGAGAGATGTAGAGTATCCATAGCTGCGAGGATGTGGCTTCTTGGCAGTTCACTTGTGTAGGACATGGTGGAGGTCGAAAATGTGGCAGTATAGCTGATACAGTGATGCTGAGCAATCCCTGTAGCAAGAACAATAGTTCAGGGTGTACTCAAATGAAAGATGCTGATAATTGAAATCAGTTGTTTGAATCTTGAAAGTGTTGTGACTTTCAAGTTTGAGAGTTTGAAATAagtgtttgatatttttttgaattaggTTAGGAGTAGAGTAATGAAATGAGAGTTGATTAAGATTAGATTATAGGGGAAAGGAAAGGGTAAGAAACCAGTTCATAAATGAGAGAAGCAACAGTAATGGTCCAAAAGCGTCCAGCAAAGGAATCTGCTATAATGGCACCAATGAGAGGGGTGAAGCTAGATGTTCCACCAAAGTTTGTCAAAGTGTTTGAGGCAGCCACCAATGGCATGTTCAGCTCTTGGGTCAAGTAACTTATCAGGTTACCATGAAAACCAGCACTTGCAAATCTGTCACACACTTCGTTTGCTGCATCATTCGTATCAAATTTGTGTTAAGAATATTTGGGTTTTGGACACTGCACCATagtttttttgcttttttcttttcacttgtTAGCTTCTGAAAGTATGATCTTCAAGAGGTGTTTAATAAGTCTAGCTTTACCCGAAAAAAGAAGTAAATGTGTTGTTTATTAGTTCAAACTTTGCTATTAATAAGTCTCTTCATGAAAAGTTAAAGAAGAAAGATGCTTCAAATGCtaaagaaagatgaaaacttacttgttcaagtgtttactatatcaatatatttttcatctggtttttagtttaaaaactattttttatatatatatatatattttttacaaaattactAATTGCACAAGTCATCGCGGTAAAATGATATATGAGATAATTAATGATGTCgagaaaataatttcttttctaaattaatacaaatttttaGACAAATTAGCCTAATCGGGAAAACAACttcatattcttaaaaaaattgttttcttttaaacccttgtaattaaatatttcatgaTACAACTTTTGACCGTTCTTATAAGAAGTCTTTGAAAGATGTGTCTTGCtcatttttataacattaaatatattttataaaattgccCTCGAGTGAATAcatatgaattaattaattatgtaagATGATTTCGAGCAAAGAATGTTTAGTCCGTGTTTATCTTATAAAAAACTGTGGTAGaattaatttaagtaataacaaaagtttctaaaattttaataacattattttttaccaGAAACAgtgtttattagaaaaatataagtatttataacaatatattaaaaaaatgtaaatatttagtataaattacttaaatataatataatatagctAATTTCATTTAGAATGAAATAAGAATTTCAGTATGCTATTTATAAGATCACTACTCCAGATATTCTAACTGTAGattaagaaaattagattttaataattttaagaatataaaaaaagatcATACAAAGCATTAAACGATTTAATATCATGAATCACTGTTGTAGTTGgtaataaactttaatattctGAAATATTAATCATTATCTTTAACAAAGGAACATCTCGGGTCTACTAAAACCCTTAATatcatcaaataaataaattaaaatttacctaaaatataatagtataaCATCAAAGCTTAAATCGTGAATAAGTTAAAAAGTGTCTGCCTCTCAATTATATTGTATTAAACACGTTaggatttaaataaaaaaattaaattaagctatttttaattgaaattaaaaatatatattgtaaatttcaaaacaaCTAGTATAAGTCGAggttaatttttctataaaaaaaaacccaaatttTCTGTTCTAGTGCACGTGAAAACCGTTTGGTTCCGTGGGTTCAGTAAAAGTGCTTGAGTAtttcaaaggaaaataaaaatctttCTCTGATTAATTAAGTGAAAACTACTCTTTCTTCCTCTctctctatttatatatatatatatatatatatatatatatatatatattttgttattataaaattaagttaacaATACTCGACACACTCTAgtttaaaagaaatgaaaggtatatgaaaaaaaaaattatttgaatagaAATTCTCCTACGTTTAAACTCGACCGTCGCTGCTCATTTTTTTTCGTCTAACCACCAAAACTGAGctatttgtaagaattattatatcaagaaaataatgataatgaaaagaagaaattaaccacattactctttttttttttattttgtaaaaaattaataatattttctggTTAATGAGTTTGAACAAATTCATGAAAACCGAAAGTTAAGAAAAGGTAAAACCATTTGATGactaattagtaatttttataaaagtaaaataattttaacaaaatataaattttatatttttaaaagaaaaaaaaggataaatatgaaaaatgttagTGAAAGAAGGTGTAATGTCAAAaataacagtaaaaaaaaaagacagaaaaaaatgaaggagaaagaagaagTGGAACTGACCAAGGATGAAAGGTAACGTTCTGATGCCTCCTCGTCGATGTTGGGTAGTCTTGGCTTCTTTCTGAGCACCGATTTCCTCACTGTTCTTGGCGCTCTTCTCTATctccattttttcttcttctcacttCACTCCAGTTACTCACTGTGTATTGTAGTGTACCCAGTCATGTGGGTCTTGTCTTCTCTTCTGTCTCTCTATATATAGATTTGTGAAAGATGAACACTTCACTCTCGTGGGGTCCTATCAATATAAACTACATTTCTCTCTATTTTATCTTAAGATTACTTTACCAAAAATGTTTGGGTGAATTATGTATTTGGATACGCCAAAAGTACTGTGATATTCCCTCACCACTTGTAATTTATTATTGCACAAAATGTTTCTGACCCATTTTCAAGTTATGCTTGTTGCGCCATGTAATTTTCTGATATTAAATTCTAGCACATAGTTTGCTTCAGGAAGTGGAAACCTAGGATCGGAGCTATAAAACCCCAAAGAAAATACCACAAAtgaaaaagtaaacaaaagaACATTTTATGGACTTTAAAGATTTGCATATAAATTTATAGGTGATCACagtttatacaaaattatgtgtagtgaatattttattctatttttatatctaattggttatgttaaaaaaaaatgtaaaggtATGATCCAGcgtaatattttattgatgtttttgtttttcattataatagaataaataattgaaacaaaacatattaaaataataaattcagtaaaattaattaattaggattttgatatttgtgaataaatttattttattttatttttgttttaaattatatatttttcatttattaagattttataatattttttattttattttaaaatttattttaactcaatttatattttcttaaattattttttctttaaattctctTACAAAATTATGGACAtaggtaaatataaataatcaacttttattttataatggaATACTCAGTTTTtaactaaacaaattatttaataaaaaagtagatGTTTAAAACTTtcttaatgttataaaataaagcgtgtaatagagagaagagagaagaatagaCAATAAAAGGAAGAATATAGAATGAGAGAATAGAGAGCAATTTCTctctattattattgataggaagagttttatttatagatacaacatgtaatccataaaagaaacaaatcaacttaatttaatacaaatatttacgtAAAGAtaataatgaatcatatgagtatcaatcatatgagtaaatgtatcaaattaatggacaataattaattcataacactccccatTGAGTgtgtgtccattgataaaagaatgtaccTTATTAAAACCTTATCAGGAAagaccctttgggataaaaacctaatgaaggaaaaagagtacaacattttgtattctttaatacaatattgttcatcacatattctatttctctccctcatgtaaacttacatcattaaggtgacagagtccgaacttgtgaatcatttgctcaaaagttcttcttggcaaaaacttcataaatagacttgccatattttcacatgaatgaatttttggatatctatatcgttctttcaattgaacaatacactattgtcttcatatatgattgttgattccatctttgtcggggataggcacaagtttcttgcacatgttgaattatagaccttagccaaacatattcacaactttcctcgtaattcTGTATGATTAGACAATGTTGCTACTATgatttgtttcatataccttcatgaaaccattgtgctaccatatgtgaacaaacatcttgtttatGATCAACCATTAtgacattgtgagaatatgtaaaataacatgtatATACATAACCCATTTGTCTGAATCTGAATaatttggatggaataagctcatattcatagtacccttaaagtaaagaagtatatgttttactccaaaccattttctttttgtagttgaagaactatattttgcttaacaaatttacagcaaatgcaatattagatagAGTATAATTaacaagatacattagtgtttctatgacaataagatatggtgcttctaggccaagaagatcttcatcattttcttgagttCTAAGAAGAgactttatcaacatctaacaacctcacaactattggagtgcataatggacatgacttgtccatttagaacattttaagcaccttaattatataagcttcttgacgtataaaaacacctttatttaaatactcaatttctaatttcaaataagactttgcccttcaaagatcattcatctcaaattatttttttgagtaatcaattgcctttgtgagctca carries:
- the LOC114194415 gene encoding protein NRT1/ PTR FAMILY 3.1-like is translated as MEIEKSAKNSEEIGAQKEAKTTQHRRGGIRTLPFILANEVCDRFASAGFHGNLISYLTQELNMPLVAASNTLTNFGGTSSFTPLIGAIIADSFAGRFWTITVASLIYELGLLSITVSAILPHFRPPPCPTQVNCQEATSSQLWILYISLLLTSVGSGGIRPCVVPFSADQFDMTKTGVASRKWNLFNWYFFSMGFASLSALTIVVYIQDNMGWGWGLGIPSIAMMISIIAFVLGSPLYKTVKPEGSPLVRLAQVIAAAVKKRNQTLPEDPKFLYHNWELDAPIALEGMLLHSDQYKWLDKAAIVTEEEARDSSATPDLWKLVTVHRVEELKSIIRMLPIWASGILLITSSSHLHSFVILQARSMDRHLSPSFEISPASMSIFSVLTMMSGVVLYERVFVPFARRFTGNPSGITSLQRMGIGFVINIIATVVAALIEMKRKSAAAKFNLLDDPKAIIPISVFWLVPQYFLHGVAEIFMSVGHLEFLFEQSPESMRSSATALYCITTAIGNYLGTLLVSLVHKYTGNERNWLPDRNLNRGGLDYYYFLVSGIQVVNLVYYLICARFYTYKPVEETTERNKEEDLEEANEHVSSHILKDGGEEEKRGVTKDE